The Diorhabda sublineata isolate icDioSubl1.1 chromosome 6, icDioSubl1.1, whole genome shotgun sequence genome includes a window with the following:
- the LOC130446123 gene encoding cold shock domain-containing protein E1 isoform X2 yields the protein MSTNPQWKNFQPPPDTITQDTSIMDFKPMASTGKPSQAFNFTRSTSSSRFGDFPLLQEKSLQPYNNGLYGSSSTTHTSPRFPIGTFSLDSTNNVYNSSGDNSLNNTSIFSNGNNTSTSYNNDSSNSSNLGTRETGIIEKLLHSYGFIQCCERQARLFFHFSQFSGNIEHLKIGDPVEFEMTYDRRTGKPIASAVTKIAPEVMSEERVTGTVTTELRSAEGSAGDTTGRISYENRGECFFLPYTKDDVEGNVTLRSGDKVSFQIATNNRGNLGACHVRLENPAHPVKYQGVVCSMKESFGFIERADVVKEIFFHFSEAKTKEELRLGDDVEYIIQTRNGKEVACNITRLPPGTVIFEDLKADIMKGQVLKPIDRGPRNPNDALPGRIRYRAADHSEVEISFSEKDQMGDFTLRHGDWVQFQIATDRRDALDRATHIMLLDESFKVSGEKREQGVVCSVKEGFGFLRCVEREARLFFHFNEILDVERTNEVQVGDEFEFTVVQDQTSSGMFSSNRQSAIRMKWLPPGTVQFEIRIENDLTGIVTSDLPLSNWNNRSPTKNQNGLTGENSNPECGLIGYSISGIKKTISFYAKDCNPKQIPRVGDKVQFNINQVKRNKEFIAVDVQIVQPANQTNGIKHVITRNNGAQVYQGFIAALKDGFGFIETMQHDKEVFFHFSNFGGESSSLDLGTEVEYNLGTRGNSGSCSSAENVKVIPKGTITLPEYQGDILEGTVVRPLRSVNPDQNEYSGLIRTKSENHNDKVEEYEFGIMGLVNKRELLQVGDHVQFQVDTTGRAANIVAVRKKLKATVDAIKGHFGFLAYEVEEGKKLFFHMTEVKDNASLQVGDTVEFVLVTNHRSGKSSACNVVKVSNCHLYYSDVQARPERLISRLRTISVDDTGPKLMVMRQPKGPDGSKGFSSEARSNRIPGVVPK from the exons ATGTCCACGAATCCTCAGTGGAAAAACTTCCAGCCGCCCCCTGACACCATCACTCAGGATACTAGCATCATGGATTTTAAACCTATGGCCAGTACTG GCAAACCTTCTCAAGCATTCAACTTCACTCGATCAACGTCATCTTCTCGTTTCGGAGATTTTCCGTTGCTGCAAGAAAAATCGTTACAACCTTACAACAACGGTTTATATGGCTCCTCGAGTACCACACATACATCGCCCCGTTTTCCCATCGGTACTTTCTCCTTAGACAGCACCAATAATGTCTACAACAGCAGTGGTGATAATTCATTGAATAATACCAGCATCTTCTCGAATGGAAACAATACTAGTACTAGCTACAACAATGATTCTTCTAATTCCTCTAATTTGGGTACTAGAGAAActggaattattgaaaaacttcTG CACTCGTACGGGTTTATTCAATGCTGCGAACGCCAAGCGCGTCTCTTCTTCCATTTTAGTCAGTTTAGTGGAAACATAGAACACTTGAAAATTGGGGATCCTGTCGAATTTGAAATGACATACGACAGACGTACCGGAAAACCTATTGCAAGCGCAGTTACGAAAATTGCCCCAGAG GTTATGAGTGAGGAACGTGTGACCGGTACGGTAACTACAGAATTGAGGTCTGCTGAGGGTTCGGCTGGTGACACCACTGGAAGAATTAGTTATGAAAATCGAGGAGAATGCTTCTTCTTGCCTTACACCAAAGATGATGTCGAAGGAAATGTAACATTAAGATCTGGAGACAAAGTTAGCTTTCAAATTGCAACCAACAATCG aggAAACCTTGGTGCCTGTCACGTTAGACTGGAGAATCCTGCTCATCCTGTTAAATATCAAGGAGTTGTATGTTCGATGAAAGAGAGCTTCGGTTTTATAGAAAGAGCGGATGtagtaaaagaaatatttttccatttctctgAAGCGAAAACCAAAGAAGAATTGAGATTAGGTGATGATGTAGAATACATAATTCAAACAAGAAAT GGAAAAGAGGTGGCTTGTAATATCACCCGTTTACCACCCGGTACTGTCATATTTGAAGATCTGAAGGCGGATATAATGAAAGGACAAGTACTGAAACCTATCGATCGAGGACCACGTAATCCTAACGACGCTTTACCGGGTCGAATCAGGTACCGGGCAGCAGATCATTCAGAAGTCGAAATATCTTTCAGCGAAAAAGATCAAATGGGAGATTTTACTCTACGTCACGGTGATTGGGTACAGTTTCAAATAGCTACCGATAGAAGGGATGCTTTGGATAGAGCAACTCACATCATGTTATTGGACGAAAGCTTCAA aGTATCGGGCGAGAAAAGAGAACAAGGTGTAGTGTGTTCTGTAAAAGAGGGATTCGGTTTCCTGAGGTGTGTCGAGAGGGAGGCGAGGctgtttttccattttaacGAAATATTGGACGTCGAACGTACCAACGAGGTGCAAGTAGGCGACGAGTTCGAGTTCACTGTCGTTCAAGATCAGACGAGCTCGGGCATGTTTTCAAGCAATCGACAAAGTGCCATTAGAATGAAATGGTTACCGCCAG GTACTGTACAGTTTGAAATAAGAATAGAAAACGACTTAACGGGTATCGTGACAAGTGACTTACCGTTGAGCAACTGGAACAACAGAAGCCCTACGAAGAATCAAAACGGTTTGACCGGAGAAAATAGCAATCCAGAATGTGGATTGATCGGTTATAGCATCAGTGGAATTAAAAAGACAATTTCCTTTTATGCTAAAGACTGCAATCCAAAACAAATACCAAGAGTTGGAGATAAG gttcaatttaatatcaatcAAGTGAAGAGGAACAAAGAATTTATAGCAGTAGATGTACAGATAGTTCAACCCGCTAACCAAACCAATGGAATTAAACACGTAATAACAAGAAATAACGGTGCACAAGTTTACCAAGGATTCATAGCAGCATTGAAAGATGGTTttggttttattgaaacaatgCAACATGATAAAGAAGTTTTCTTCCATTTTAG tAATTTCGGGGGCGAATCTAGTAGTCTAGATTTAGGTACTGAAGTGGAATATAACTTAGGTACCCGTGGTAATTCCGGTTCTTGTTCTTCTGCCGAGAACGTTAAAGTTATTCCAAAAGGTACCATTACTCTACCGGAATATCAAGGAGATATACTAGAAGGTACCGTCGTGAGACCTTTGCGATCCGTAAACCCCGATCAGAATGAGTACTCCGGACTTATCAGAACGAAAAGTGAAAATCACAATGATAAAGTGGAAGAATACGAATTTGGAATTATGGGATTGGTTAACAAAAGAGAATTGTTACAG gttgGTGATCACGTTCAATTCCAGGTCGATACCACCGGCAGAGCTGCTAACATAGTGGCCGTGAGGAAAAAACTAAAAGCTACAGTCGATGCCATCAAAGGTCATTTCGGTTTTCTGGCTTACGAAGTCGAAGAAGGAAAAAAGCTATTTTTTCACATGACCGAAGTTAAAGATAACGCCAGTCTACAAGTTGGAGATACTGTTGAATTTGTCCTCGTCACCAATCATAGAAGTGGAAAATCCTCCGCTTGCAATGTTGTTAAAGTCAG CAACTGCCATTTGTATTACAGTGATGTCCAAGCCCGGCCAGAAAGACTAATAAGTAGACTGCGAACCATTTCGGTGGACGATACAGGACCGAAACTAATGGTGATGCGTCAACCAAAAGGACCTGACGGCTCTAAGGGATTCTCGTCTGAGGCACGCTCGAATCGCATACCCGGTGTCGTgcctaaataa
- the LOC130446123 gene encoding cold shock domain-containing protein E1 isoform X1 yields MSTNPQWKNFQPPPDTITQDTSIMDFKPMASTGKPSQAFNFTRSTSSSRFGDFPLLQEKSLQPYNNGLYGSSSTTHTSPRFPIGTFSLDSTNNVYNSSGDNSLNNTSIFSNGNNTSTSYNNDSSNSSNLGTRETGIIEKLLHSYGFIQCCERQARLFFHFSQFSGNIEHLKIGDPVEFEMTYDRRTGKPIASAVTKIAPEVVMSEERVTGTVTTELRSAEGSAGDTTGRISYENRGECFFLPYTKDDVEGNVTLRSGDKVSFQIATNNRGNLGACHVRLENPAHPVKYQGVVCSMKESFGFIERADVVKEIFFHFSEAKTKEELRLGDDVEYIIQTRNGKEVACNITRLPPGTVIFEDLKADIMKGQVLKPIDRGPRNPNDALPGRIRYRAADHSEVEISFSEKDQMGDFTLRHGDWVQFQIATDRRDALDRATHIMLLDESFKVSGEKREQGVVCSVKEGFGFLRCVEREARLFFHFNEILDVERTNEVQVGDEFEFTVVQDQTSSGMFSSNRQSAIRMKWLPPGTVQFEIRIENDLTGIVTSDLPLSNWNNRSPTKNQNGLTGENSNPECGLIGYSISGIKKTISFYAKDCNPKQIPRVGDKVQFNINQVKRNKEFIAVDVQIVQPANQTNGIKHVITRNNGAQVYQGFIAALKDGFGFIETMQHDKEVFFHFSNFGGESSSLDLGTEVEYNLGTRGNSGSCSSAENVKVIPKGTITLPEYQGDILEGTVVRPLRSVNPDQNEYSGLIRTKSENHNDKVEEYEFGIMGLVNKRELLQVGDHVQFQVDTTGRAANIVAVRKKLKATVDAIKGHFGFLAYEVEEGKKLFFHMTEVKDNASLQVGDTVEFVLVTNHRSGKSSACNVVKVSNCHLYYSDVQARPERLISRLRTISVDDTGPKLMVMRQPKGPDGSKGFSSEARSNRIPGVVPK; encoded by the exons ATGTCCACGAATCCTCAGTGGAAAAACTTCCAGCCGCCCCCTGACACCATCACTCAGGATACTAGCATCATGGATTTTAAACCTATGGCCAGTACTG GCAAACCTTCTCAAGCATTCAACTTCACTCGATCAACGTCATCTTCTCGTTTCGGAGATTTTCCGTTGCTGCAAGAAAAATCGTTACAACCTTACAACAACGGTTTATATGGCTCCTCGAGTACCACACATACATCGCCCCGTTTTCCCATCGGTACTTTCTCCTTAGACAGCACCAATAATGTCTACAACAGCAGTGGTGATAATTCATTGAATAATACCAGCATCTTCTCGAATGGAAACAATACTAGTACTAGCTACAACAATGATTCTTCTAATTCCTCTAATTTGGGTACTAGAGAAActggaattattgaaaaacttcTG CACTCGTACGGGTTTATTCAATGCTGCGAACGCCAAGCGCGTCTCTTCTTCCATTTTAGTCAGTTTAGTGGAAACATAGAACACTTGAAAATTGGGGATCCTGTCGAATTTGAAATGACATACGACAGACGTACCGGAAAACCTATTGCAAGCGCAGTTACGAAAATTGCCCCAGAGGTA GTTATGAGTGAGGAACGTGTGACCGGTACGGTAACTACAGAATTGAGGTCTGCTGAGGGTTCGGCTGGTGACACCACTGGAAGAATTAGTTATGAAAATCGAGGAGAATGCTTCTTCTTGCCTTACACCAAAGATGATGTCGAAGGAAATGTAACATTAAGATCTGGAGACAAAGTTAGCTTTCAAATTGCAACCAACAATCG aggAAACCTTGGTGCCTGTCACGTTAGACTGGAGAATCCTGCTCATCCTGTTAAATATCAAGGAGTTGTATGTTCGATGAAAGAGAGCTTCGGTTTTATAGAAAGAGCGGATGtagtaaaagaaatatttttccatttctctgAAGCGAAAACCAAAGAAGAATTGAGATTAGGTGATGATGTAGAATACATAATTCAAACAAGAAAT GGAAAAGAGGTGGCTTGTAATATCACCCGTTTACCACCCGGTACTGTCATATTTGAAGATCTGAAGGCGGATATAATGAAAGGACAAGTACTGAAACCTATCGATCGAGGACCACGTAATCCTAACGACGCTTTACCGGGTCGAATCAGGTACCGGGCAGCAGATCATTCAGAAGTCGAAATATCTTTCAGCGAAAAAGATCAAATGGGAGATTTTACTCTACGTCACGGTGATTGGGTACAGTTTCAAATAGCTACCGATAGAAGGGATGCTTTGGATAGAGCAACTCACATCATGTTATTGGACGAAAGCTTCAA aGTATCGGGCGAGAAAAGAGAACAAGGTGTAGTGTGTTCTGTAAAAGAGGGATTCGGTTTCCTGAGGTGTGTCGAGAGGGAGGCGAGGctgtttttccattttaacGAAATATTGGACGTCGAACGTACCAACGAGGTGCAAGTAGGCGACGAGTTCGAGTTCACTGTCGTTCAAGATCAGACGAGCTCGGGCATGTTTTCAAGCAATCGACAAAGTGCCATTAGAATGAAATGGTTACCGCCAG GTACTGTACAGTTTGAAATAAGAATAGAAAACGACTTAACGGGTATCGTGACAAGTGACTTACCGTTGAGCAACTGGAACAACAGAAGCCCTACGAAGAATCAAAACGGTTTGACCGGAGAAAATAGCAATCCAGAATGTGGATTGATCGGTTATAGCATCAGTGGAATTAAAAAGACAATTTCCTTTTATGCTAAAGACTGCAATCCAAAACAAATACCAAGAGTTGGAGATAAG gttcaatttaatatcaatcAAGTGAAGAGGAACAAAGAATTTATAGCAGTAGATGTACAGATAGTTCAACCCGCTAACCAAACCAATGGAATTAAACACGTAATAACAAGAAATAACGGTGCACAAGTTTACCAAGGATTCATAGCAGCATTGAAAGATGGTTttggttttattgaaacaatgCAACATGATAAAGAAGTTTTCTTCCATTTTAG tAATTTCGGGGGCGAATCTAGTAGTCTAGATTTAGGTACTGAAGTGGAATATAACTTAGGTACCCGTGGTAATTCCGGTTCTTGTTCTTCTGCCGAGAACGTTAAAGTTATTCCAAAAGGTACCATTACTCTACCGGAATATCAAGGAGATATACTAGAAGGTACCGTCGTGAGACCTTTGCGATCCGTAAACCCCGATCAGAATGAGTACTCCGGACTTATCAGAACGAAAAGTGAAAATCACAATGATAAAGTGGAAGAATACGAATTTGGAATTATGGGATTGGTTAACAAAAGAGAATTGTTACAG gttgGTGATCACGTTCAATTCCAGGTCGATACCACCGGCAGAGCTGCTAACATAGTGGCCGTGAGGAAAAAACTAAAAGCTACAGTCGATGCCATCAAAGGTCATTTCGGTTTTCTGGCTTACGAAGTCGAAGAAGGAAAAAAGCTATTTTTTCACATGACCGAAGTTAAAGATAACGCCAGTCTACAAGTTGGAGATACTGTTGAATTTGTCCTCGTCACCAATCATAGAAGTGGAAAATCCTCCGCTTGCAATGTTGTTAAAGTCAG CAACTGCCATTTGTATTACAGTGATGTCCAAGCCCGGCCAGAAAGACTAATAAGTAGACTGCGAACCATTTCGGTGGACGATACAGGACCGAAACTAATGGTGATGCGTCAACCAAAAGGACCTGACGGCTCTAAGGGATTCTCGTCTGAGGCACGCTCGAATCGCATACCCGGTGTCGTgcctaaataa
- the LOC130446123 gene encoding cold shock domain-containing protein E1 isoform X4, which produces MSTNPQWKNFQPPPDTITQDTSIMDFKPMASTGKPSQAFNFTRSTSSSRFGDFPLLQEKSLQPYNNGLYGSSSTTHTSPRFPIGTFSLDSTNNVYNSSGDNSLNNTSIFSNGNNTSTSYNNDSSNSSNLGTRETGIIEKLLHSYGFIQCCERQARLFFHFSQFSGNIEHLKIGDPVEFEMTYDRRTGKPIASAVTKIAPEVMSEERVTGTVTTELRSAEGSAGDTTGRISYENRGECFFLPYTKDDVEGNVTLRSGDKVSFQIATNNRGNLGACHVRLENPAHPVKYQGVVCSMKESFGFIERADVVKEIFFHFSEAKTKEELRLGDDVEYIIQTRNGKEVACNITRLPPGTVIFEDLKADIMKGQVLKPIDRGPRNPNDALPGRIRYRAADHSEVEISFSEKDQMGDFTLRHGDWVQFQIATDRRDALDRATHIMLLDESFKVSGEKREQGVVCSVKEGFGFLRCVEREARLFFHFNEILDVERTNEVQVGDEFEFTVVQDQTSSGMFSSNRQSAIRMKWLPPGTVQFEIRIENDLTGIVTSDLPLSNWNNRSPTKNQNGLTGENSNPECGLIGYSISGIKKTISFYAKDCNPKQIPRVGDKVQFNINQVKRNKEFIAVDVQIVQPANQTNGIKHVITRNNGAQVYQGFIAALKDGFGFIETMQHDKEVFFHFSNFGGESSSLDLGTEVEYNLGTRGNSGSCSSAENVKVIPKGTITLPEYQGDILEGTVVRPLRSVNPDQNEYSGLIRTKSENHNDKVEEYEFGIMGLVNKRELLQVGDHVQFQVDTTGRAANIVAVRKKLKATVDAIKGHFGFLAYEVEEGKKLFFHMTEVKDNASLQVGDTVEFVLVTNHRSGKSSACNVVKVSDVQARPERLISRLRTISVDDTGPKLMVMRQPKGPDGSKGFSSEARSNRIPGVVPK; this is translated from the exons ATGTCCACGAATCCTCAGTGGAAAAACTTCCAGCCGCCCCCTGACACCATCACTCAGGATACTAGCATCATGGATTTTAAACCTATGGCCAGTACTG GCAAACCTTCTCAAGCATTCAACTTCACTCGATCAACGTCATCTTCTCGTTTCGGAGATTTTCCGTTGCTGCAAGAAAAATCGTTACAACCTTACAACAACGGTTTATATGGCTCCTCGAGTACCACACATACATCGCCCCGTTTTCCCATCGGTACTTTCTCCTTAGACAGCACCAATAATGTCTACAACAGCAGTGGTGATAATTCATTGAATAATACCAGCATCTTCTCGAATGGAAACAATACTAGTACTAGCTACAACAATGATTCTTCTAATTCCTCTAATTTGGGTACTAGAGAAActggaattattgaaaaacttcTG CACTCGTACGGGTTTATTCAATGCTGCGAACGCCAAGCGCGTCTCTTCTTCCATTTTAGTCAGTTTAGTGGAAACATAGAACACTTGAAAATTGGGGATCCTGTCGAATTTGAAATGACATACGACAGACGTACCGGAAAACCTATTGCAAGCGCAGTTACGAAAATTGCCCCAGAG GTTATGAGTGAGGAACGTGTGACCGGTACGGTAACTACAGAATTGAGGTCTGCTGAGGGTTCGGCTGGTGACACCACTGGAAGAATTAGTTATGAAAATCGAGGAGAATGCTTCTTCTTGCCTTACACCAAAGATGATGTCGAAGGAAATGTAACATTAAGATCTGGAGACAAAGTTAGCTTTCAAATTGCAACCAACAATCG aggAAACCTTGGTGCCTGTCACGTTAGACTGGAGAATCCTGCTCATCCTGTTAAATATCAAGGAGTTGTATGTTCGATGAAAGAGAGCTTCGGTTTTATAGAAAGAGCGGATGtagtaaaagaaatatttttccatttctctgAAGCGAAAACCAAAGAAGAATTGAGATTAGGTGATGATGTAGAATACATAATTCAAACAAGAAAT GGAAAAGAGGTGGCTTGTAATATCACCCGTTTACCACCCGGTACTGTCATATTTGAAGATCTGAAGGCGGATATAATGAAAGGACAAGTACTGAAACCTATCGATCGAGGACCACGTAATCCTAACGACGCTTTACCGGGTCGAATCAGGTACCGGGCAGCAGATCATTCAGAAGTCGAAATATCTTTCAGCGAAAAAGATCAAATGGGAGATTTTACTCTACGTCACGGTGATTGGGTACAGTTTCAAATAGCTACCGATAGAAGGGATGCTTTGGATAGAGCAACTCACATCATGTTATTGGACGAAAGCTTCAA aGTATCGGGCGAGAAAAGAGAACAAGGTGTAGTGTGTTCTGTAAAAGAGGGATTCGGTTTCCTGAGGTGTGTCGAGAGGGAGGCGAGGctgtttttccattttaacGAAATATTGGACGTCGAACGTACCAACGAGGTGCAAGTAGGCGACGAGTTCGAGTTCACTGTCGTTCAAGATCAGACGAGCTCGGGCATGTTTTCAAGCAATCGACAAAGTGCCATTAGAATGAAATGGTTACCGCCAG GTACTGTACAGTTTGAAATAAGAATAGAAAACGACTTAACGGGTATCGTGACAAGTGACTTACCGTTGAGCAACTGGAACAACAGAAGCCCTACGAAGAATCAAAACGGTTTGACCGGAGAAAATAGCAATCCAGAATGTGGATTGATCGGTTATAGCATCAGTGGAATTAAAAAGACAATTTCCTTTTATGCTAAAGACTGCAATCCAAAACAAATACCAAGAGTTGGAGATAAG gttcaatttaatatcaatcAAGTGAAGAGGAACAAAGAATTTATAGCAGTAGATGTACAGATAGTTCAACCCGCTAACCAAACCAATGGAATTAAACACGTAATAACAAGAAATAACGGTGCACAAGTTTACCAAGGATTCATAGCAGCATTGAAAGATGGTTttggttttattgaaacaatgCAACATGATAAAGAAGTTTTCTTCCATTTTAG tAATTTCGGGGGCGAATCTAGTAGTCTAGATTTAGGTACTGAAGTGGAATATAACTTAGGTACCCGTGGTAATTCCGGTTCTTGTTCTTCTGCCGAGAACGTTAAAGTTATTCCAAAAGGTACCATTACTCTACCGGAATATCAAGGAGATATACTAGAAGGTACCGTCGTGAGACCTTTGCGATCCGTAAACCCCGATCAGAATGAGTACTCCGGACTTATCAGAACGAAAAGTGAAAATCACAATGATAAAGTGGAAGAATACGAATTTGGAATTATGGGATTGGTTAACAAAAGAGAATTGTTACAG gttgGTGATCACGTTCAATTCCAGGTCGATACCACCGGCAGAGCTGCTAACATAGTGGCCGTGAGGAAAAAACTAAAAGCTACAGTCGATGCCATCAAAGGTCATTTCGGTTTTCTGGCTTACGAAGTCGAAGAAGGAAAAAAGCTATTTTTTCACATGACCGAAGTTAAAGATAACGCCAGTCTACAAGTTGGAGATACTGTTGAATTTGTCCTCGTCACCAATCATAGAAGTGGAAAATCCTCCGCTTGCAATGTTGTTAAAGTCAG TGATGTCCAAGCCCGGCCAGAAAGACTAATAAGTAGACTGCGAACCATTTCGGTGGACGATACAGGACCGAAACTAATGGTGATGCGTCAACCAAAAGGACCTGACGGCTCTAAGGGATTCTCGTCTGAGGCACGCTCGAATCGCATACCCGGTGTCGTgcctaaataa